One Salmo salar chromosome ssa01, Ssal_v3.1, whole genome shotgun sequence DNA window includes the following coding sequences:
- the LOC106600731 gene encoding b(0,+)-type amino acid transporter 1 isoform X2: MAETETERIQLKRELGLVSAVSLVAGTMIGSGIFMSPQFVLSYIGSPGASLIIWALSGLVAMLGALSYAELGTIIKESGGDFIYILRIYGQFPAFFVAFTFLLLVKPASIAAISLSFAEYAVAPFYQDCSPPQLIVKCAAVVAIMVVAMANILNVRLAMRIQVVFLVAKLFALMVIVIGGIVIIAQGNVAVQQNAFDGTNLGLSSIGMAFYQGLWSFAGWYNLNYVTEELKRPEVNLPRAVIIAIPMVTMLYLLVNVSYLAAMTPRELMSSNAVAVTWGNKVLGSWGWVMSIAAALSAFGSLNGTFFSGGRVCFVAAREGHMPDILSMAHVNRLTPSPALIFTTAISLLVLIPGDFQSIVNYFSFTAWFFYAITLSGLLYLKIKKPELPRPYRVPIVIPILVIIAAIFLVLAPIIDNPAIEYLYVTLFIFSGVLVYVPFIHFKLCPGLLEKVTVFLQLFLEVAPADKNL; this comes from the exons AtggcagaaacagaaacagagaggattCAACTGAAGCGCGAGTTGGGTTTAGTCAGTGCTGTGTCATTGGTAGCAGGAACCATGATTGGATCGGGAATATTCATGTCCCCTCAGTTTGTGCTGTCCTACATTGGAAGTCCAGGGGCAAGCCTGATCATTTGGGCATTGTCTGGCCTTGTAGCCATGCTGGGGGCACTCTCATATGCTGAGCTAGGAACCATTATTAAAGAATCAGGAGGGGACTTTATCTACATTCTTCGAATCTATGGACAGTTTCCTGCCTTCTTTGTGGCCTTCACCTTCCTACTATTGGTGAAACCAGCGAGCATTGCAGCAATATCCCTCAGTTTTGCAGAATATGCTGTGGCACCTTTCTACCAAGACTGTTCTCCTCCTCAGCTAATAGTGAAGTGTGCTGCTGTTGTAGCCATCATGGTTGTAGCCATGGCAAACATCTTGAATGTACGTTTAGCCATGAGAATTCAGGTGGTCTTCTTGGTGGCTAAGCTATTTGCACTGATGGTTATAGTAATTGGAGGGATAGTGATAATTGCACAGGGCAATGTTGCTGTACAACAAAATGCTTTTGATGGTACGAACTTGGGTTTGAGCTCCATAGGGATGGCTTTTTACCAAGGCCTCTGGTCCTTCGCTGGCTGGTACAACTTGAACTATGTGACAGAAGAGTTGAAAAGACCTGAG GTAAATCTGCCCAGGGCAGTTATAATTGCCATCCCCATGGTAACCATGCTGTATCTACTAGTCAATGTGAGCTACCTGGCTGCCATGACGCCAAGAGAACTGATGTCGTCGAATGCAGTGGCTGTCACCTGGGG GAATAAGGTGCTCGGGAGCTGGGGATGGGTGATGTCTATCGCAGCCGCTTTGTCTGCTTTCGGCTCCCTGAATGGAACATTCTTTAGTGGCGGCCGGGTGTGCTTTGTGGCTGCAAGAGAGGGACACATG CCTGATATTCTGTCCATGGCCCATGTGAATCGACTGACCCCCTCTCCAGCCCTGATCTTCACCACGGCTATCTCACTCCTGGTTCTCATCCCTGGTGACTTTCAGAGCATTGTCAACTACTTCAG TTTCACTGCCTGGTTCTTCTATGCAATCACTCTGTCTGGGCTCCTCTACCTCAAGATCAAGAAACCTGAACTTCCCAGGCCATATAGG GTTCCTATTGTAATCCCCATCTTGGTCATCATCGCAGCAATTTTCCTTGTGCTGGCACCTATAATTGACAACCCCGCAATAGAGTACCTCTATGTCACCTTGTTTATCTTTAGTGGTGTTTTGGTTTATGTGCCCTTCATCCACTTCAAACTGTGCCCTGGACTGTTGGAGAAAGTCACTGTGTTCCTGCAGCTCTTCCTAGAGGTGGCCCCAGCAGACAAAAATCTATGA
- the LOC106600731 gene encoding b(0,+)-type amino acid transporter 1 isoform X1, translated as MAAKTQKLILKREVGLIGAISFIAGTMMGSGIFMSPQSVLVNIGSPGASLVIWAACGLLATLGSLCYAELGTVISESGAEYIYILRIFGQVIAFMFVFSFVIVMRPASATGIALSFAEYAVAPFYHDCTPPELVVKCVAAAGILVLAIVNSMNVRLAMFIQVFSMVIKLVALAVIIIGGVVLLFKGNTEHFEDSFKGTNVEISSIGISLYQGLWSYDGWNTLNYVTEELKRPEVNLPRAVIIAIPMVTMLYLLVNVSYLAAMTPRELMSSNAVAVTWGNKVLGSWGWVMSIAAALSAFGSLNGTFFSGGRVCFVAAREGHMPDILSMAHVNRLTPSPALIFTTAISLLVLIPGDFQSIVNYFSFTAWFFYAITLSGLLYLKIKKPELPRPYRVPIVIPILVIIAAIFLVLAPIIDNPAIEYLYVTLFIFSGVLVYVPFIHFKLCPGLLEKVTVFLQLFLEVAPADKNL; from the exons ATGGCAGCTAAAACACAGAAACTCATCTTGAAGCGTGAGGTGGGGCTTATTGGTGCTATCTCATTCATTGCCGGGACCATGATGGGATCTGGAATTTTTATGTCCCCTCAGTCTGTGCTGGTCAACATAGGAAGCCCAGGAGCCAGCCTGGTGATCTGGGCAGCCTGTGGTCTGCTGGCCACGTTGGGTTCCCTCTGCTATGCTGAACTGGGCACTGTCATTTCTGAGTCTGGGGCAGAGTACATATATATTCTGCGGATATTTGGCCAAGTAATTGCCTTCATGTTTGTCTTTAGCTTCGTCATTGTGATGAGACCTGCCAGTGCAACAGGGATAGCACTGAGCTTTGCTGAATATGCAGTGGCTCCTTTCTACCATGACTGTACCCCTCCAGAGCTGGTGGTCAAgtgtgtggctgcagcagggattttggtgTTAGCAATTGTGAACAGTATGAATGTACGTCTGGCTATGTTCATCCAGGTATTTTCCATGGTGATCAAGCTGGTGGCCTTGGCAGTGATAATTATTGGAGGTGTGGTGCTGCTTTTCAAGGGGAACACTGAACACTTTGAGGATTCCTTTAAAGGGACCAATGTGGAAATCAGTTCCATTGGGATTTCTCTTTATCAGGGTCTGTGGTCCTATGATGGCTGGAACACTTTGAATTATGTCACAGAAGAACTAAAACGGCCTGAG GTAAATCTGCCCAGGGCAGTTATAATTGCCATCCCCATGGTAACCATGCTGTATCTACTAGTCAATGTGAGCTACCTGGCTGCCATGACGCCAAGAGAACTGATGTCGTCGAATGCAGTGGCTGTCACCTGGGG GAATAAGGTGCTCGGGAGCTGGGGATGGGTGATGTCTATCGCAGCCGCTTTGTCTGCTTTCGGCTCCCTGAATGGAACATTCTTTAGTGGCGGCCGGGTGTGCTTTGTGGCTGCAAGAGAGGGACACATG CCTGATATTCTGTCCATGGCCCATGTGAATCGACTGACCCCCTCTCCAGCCCTGATCTTCACCACGGCTATCTCACTCCTGGTTCTCATCCCTGGTGACTTTCAGAGCATTGTCAACTACTTCAG TTTCACTGCCTGGTTCTTCTATGCAATCACTCTGTCTGGGCTCCTCTACCTCAAGATCAAGAAACCTGAACTTCCCAGGCCATATAGG GTTCCTATTGTAATCCCCATCTTGGTCATCATCGCAGCAATTTTCCTTGTGCTGGCACCTATAATTGACAACCCCGCAATAGAGTACCTCTATGTCACCTTGTTTATCTTTAGTGGTGTTTTGGTTTATGTGCCCTTCATCCACTTCAAACTGTGCCCTGGACTGTTGGAGAAAGTCACTGTGTTCCTGCAGCTCTTCCTAGAGGTGGCCCCAGCAGACAAAAATCTATGA